The following proteins are co-located in the Vigna unguiculata cultivar IT97K-499-35 chromosome 9, ASM411807v1, whole genome shotgun sequence genome:
- the LOC114164374 gene encoding uncharacterized protein LOC114164374, whose product MASETSRSSRRVGTRTNSSSQAPEAEEIVPNSGWTDDDSGHFLLVDLPDFKKEEVSLQVDTSGGCIIVKGERYTNEQKRVHFELKFAVPADADLENVSGNFDSEILHVHVPKRASQENRESGREKASNRAEETETEEHDAVNEDYVGHGHDSENEERGNKDTHNIYDYSQNLTRKREQKHLSRTLMEVLMRNKGVVTAAIVAFSFGLYVSHKFHSWNEP is encoded by the exons ATGGCCAGTGAGACAAGTAGAAGCTCCAGAAGGGTTGGAACAAGAACAAATTCATCATCACAAGCACCAGAGGCTGAAGAGATCGTACCTAATTCAGGATGGACAGACGATGATTCAGGCCATTTTCTTCTCGTAGATCTTCCCG ACTTCAAGAAGGAGGAGGTGAGTCTTCAAGTTGATACCTCCGGTGGCTGCATAATTGTGAAAGGCGAAAGGTATACAAATGAACAGAAACGTGTTCACTTTGAGCTGAAATTTGCAGTGCCAGCAGATGCAGATTTGGAGAACGTATCCGGAAACTTTGACAGTGAAATCCTTCACGTGCACGTTCCCAAGCGAGCTTCACAAGAGAATAGAGAAAGTGGCAGAGAGAAAGCTTCAAATAGGGCAGAAGAAACTGAAACTGAGGAACACGATGCTGTGAATGAGGATTATGTTGGCCATGGACATGACAGCGAGAATGAAGAAAGAGGAAATAAAGATACACATAACATATATGATTATTCTCAGAACTTAACAAGGAAGAGGGAGCAAAAACACTTATCAAGAACTCTAATGGAGGTTCTGATGAGAAACAAGGGAGTTGTTACAGCTGCTATTGTGGCTTTTTCCTTTGGTTTGTATGTTTCTCATAAGTTCCATTCATGGAATGAACCATAA
- the LOC114164380 gene encoding mitochondrial outer membrane protein porin 1-like isoform X2 codes for MNQGPGLYFDIGKKARDVLHKDYCQQTPIHFNYRFFNWNLDLSCEEELVHGLKGLFACNIPDSGKLELRHLSRFSGFSASIGLLGDAEKGYSPVANLSGLIGTRILSLGANLAYDISATRTTNSLNAGLSLNTPYLVASVTLRNECAC; via the exons ATGAACCAGGGTCCAGGCTTATATTTTGATATTGGAAAGAAGGCCAGAG ATGTTCTTCATAAGGACTATTGTCAACAAACACCGATTCACTTCAACTACAGATTCTTCAATTGGAATTTAGATCTCTCTTGTGAAG AAGAACTTGTGCATGGACTAAAGGGCCTTTTCGCATGTAACATACCTGACTCTGGGAAG TTGGAACTTCGACACCTGAGTAGATTCAGTGGGTTTAGTGCAAGTATTGGATTATTGGGAGACGCAGAAAAAGGATATAGCCCTGTAGCAAACCTCTCTGGTCTTATAGGAACCAGAATTCTCTCACTGGGAGCTAATCTTGCCTATGACATATCAGCAACAAGGACAACTAACAGTCTCAATGCTGGGTTGAGCCTCAACACTCCCTACCTTGTTGCTTCCGTGACCTT ACGAAATGAGTGTGCATGCTGA
- the LOC114164380 gene encoding mitochondrial outer membrane protein porin 1-like isoform X1 gives MNQGPGLYFDIGKKARDVLHKDYCQQTPIHFNYRFFNWNLDLSCEEELVHGLKGLFACNIPDSGKLELRHLSRFSGFSASIGLLGDAEKGYSPVANLSGLIGTRILSLGANLAYDISATRTTNSLNAGLSLNTPYLVASVTLHDYFQTLKGCCYFEVNPLTKTAIAAEVKYDLADDETTGVTIGAQHALFPWTLLKARLSSNCRVGALIQQKLGRKFSITVAGEVNLNEKDKEKCPKVGVYMAMK, from the exons ATGAACCAGGGTCCAGGCTTATATTTTGATATTGGAAAGAAGGCCAGAG ATGTTCTTCATAAGGACTATTGTCAACAAACACCGATTCACTTCAACTACAGATTCTTCAATTGGAATTTAGATCTCTCTTGTGAAG AAGAACTTGTGCATGGACTAAAGGGCCTTTTCGCATGTAACATACCTGACTCTGGGAAG TTGGAACTTCGACACCTGAGTAGATTCAGTGGGTTTAGTGCAAGTATTGGATTATTGGGAGACGCAGAAAAAGGATATAGCCCTGTAGCAAACCTCTCTGGTCTTATAGGAACCAGAATTCTCTCACTGGGAGCTAATCTTGCCTATGACATATCAGCAACAAGGACAACTAACAGTCTCAATGCTGGGTTGAGCCTCAACACTCCCTACCTTGTTGCTTCCGTGACCTT GCATGACTATTTTCAAACGTTGAAAGGTTGCTGTTACTTTGAAGTGAACCCTCTGACGAAGACTGCAATTGCAGCAGAGGTGAAGTATGACCTTGCAGATGATGAGACTACTGGTGTAACGATTGGTGCTCAGCATGCATTGTTTCCTTGGACATTGTTAAAGGCTCGACTCAGCAGTAATTGCAGGGTAGGCGCTCTTATTCAACAGAAGTTGGGAAGGAAGTTTTCCATAACTGTGGCAGGAGAGGTCAATTTGAATGAGAAAGACAAAGAAAAGTGTCCCAAGGTTGGAGTCTACATGGCTATGAAATAG